From the genome of Medicago truncatula cultivar Jemalong A17 chromosome 2, MtrunA17r5.0-ANR, whole genome shotgun sequence:
GGCCACCATTTTAATCCTAGGTACCCACATCACTCCGATTCTGCATTCATTTTAGTTTATATCCTAggaaatacaatttttttattcttgaataaatattagttatttGCATGTCAAAAAGAATGAATTTGATttgtaataataaaaagtataaTTATCAATACATTGAATGTCTTATATTTACAAAAACTTATATGATTGGGCAGGAATGAATATCAATACAAGTTTATAGGGGATATAGTCAAAAATGTATCCAACAAGATAAATCGTGCTCCTTTACATGTTGTCGATTACCCGGTTGGCATGCAGTCTCGAGTCCTTAAAGTAAATTCACTTCTAGAAGTTGCATCTAATTATGAAGTCAAGATGATAGGTATCTATGGACTTGGAGGAATGGGTAAGACAACTCTTGCAAGAGCAGTTTATAATTTCATTGCTAATCAATTTGAATGTGTATGTTTTCTTCACAATGTGAGAgaaaattcagcaaaacatGGTCTAGAGCATCTCCAAAAGGATTTTCTTTCCAAAACTGTTGGATTGGACATTAAGTTAGGAGATAGTAGTGAGGGAATTCCAATCATAAAGCAAAGGCTACACCGGAAAAAGGTTCTATTGGTTCTTGATGACGTTAACGAATTGAAGCAGGTGCAAGTCTTAGCTGGAGGGCTTGATTGGTTTAGTGTTGGTAGTAGGGTGATCATTACCACTCGAGACAAACACTTGTTATCAAGTCATGGGATTGAACTAACATATGAAATAGATGAGTTAAATAAGGAAGAAGCACTTGAATTGCTTACATGGAAGGCTTTTAAAAGTAAGCAAGTTAATTCAAGTTATGAGCACGTTCTAAACCGCGCAGTAAATTATGCTTCTGGCCTTCCATTGGCATTAGAAGTATTAGGTTCCAACTTGTTTGGAAAGAATATAAAAGAGTGGAATTCTTTGTTGGATCGATATGAAAGGATTCCTAATAAAGAGATTCAGAAGATACTTAAAGTGAGTTTTGATGCTTTGGAGGAAGACGAGCAAAGTGTTTTTCTCGACATTGCTTGTTGCTTTAAAGGGTATAACCTAAAACAGATGGAAGATATGCTTTCTGATCATTACGGTCAATGCATGAAATATCATATTGGAGTTTTGGTTAAAAAAACTCTATTAAGGATTTGTCGGTGGAATTACAGTGTCACAATGCATGACTTGATAGAAGACATGGGTAAAGAAATTGTAAGACAGGAATCAGTAAGAGAGCCTGGAAAACGTAGCAGGTTGTGGTTCCATGAAGATATATTTCAGGCCATTGAAGAAAATTCAGTAAGacaatatacatatttttttctttttatgtttaacCTTGATTTAGCTCTCCTAAATATTAGTGCTACTAATGATCATGTTGGAGATTTTCTTCCCTTTTATGACATGAAAATTTCCTATATGAAGTGTGTAAAGTTGTAACACATACATGTGTTTTGGTTGATTTGTCCTTTTTGTAGGGAACAAGTCAAATTGAAATCATACATTTGGATTTTCCACTACCTCAAGCAATTGTAGAGTGGAAAGGAGATGAATTCAAGAAGATGAAAAACCTCAAAACACTTATTGTTAAAACTAGTTCCTTTTCCAAACCTCTTGTACATCTTCCTAATAGTTTAAAAGTACTGGAATGGCATGGTTTAAAGGATATACCATCTGATTTTCTTCCAAACAATCTTTCCATATGCAAGTTACCCAACAGTAGCCTTACATCATTTAAGTTGGCTAACTCTTTGAAGGAAAGGGTAATGATTTCATTTTCCTCGTCGtgtatacaaatatattacctTCTGACTATTCACTTTTTCCGTTTTGGTTTATCTTTTTTGCAGATGTTCTTGGGTATGAAAGTTTTACATTTAGACAAGTGTTACAGGTTAACAGAAataagtgatgtatctagtctCCAAAATTTAGAAGAATTTTCATTTAGATGGTGTAGGAATTTACTCACAATTCATGATTCTGTTGGGTGCctgaaaaaacttaaaatcttgAAAGCTGAAGGTTGTAGTAATCTCAAGAGTTTTCCACCAATTCAATTGACATCTCTTGAACTACTTGAACTTTCATATTGTTATAGGCTTAAGAAATTTCCAGAAATATTAGTAAAGATGGAAAACATAGTAGGAATTGATTTGGAAGAAACTTCCATAGATGAATTGCCAGATTCATTTCAAAATCTCATTGGGATTCAATACTTAATACTAGATGGACATGGAATTTTTCTTAGGTTTCCATGTAGCACTCTCATGATGCCAAAACAAAGTGATAAACCAAGTTCCATGTTGTCCTCAAATGTACAAGTTATTGTGCTAACAAATTGTAACCTAACAGATGAATCTCTTCCAATAGTTCTGAGGTGGTTTACTAATGTGACATATTTACACTTATCAAAGAATAATTTCACAATTCTTCCAGAATGCATCGAAGAACATGGCTCTTTAAGAATCCTCAATCTTGTTTGCATTAAATTGTGAATCTTTGAGTTCTCGTGTAGAAGCATGCTACTGAATCAGGTTTTGTGTTTCTTGTATTTGGCAGCACTGGAAGTAGTTTTAGTTCCCCTATTTGTTTTTCATCTCCTTTGCATAAATGGAACAATAGAAAACAAGTACCAGAACTATTTTGAGTTTGGTTATGTGATTATATGATAATTTTGATCCTTGAATTTTATTCTTAAGACAGGAGAATTCTATCAAATTATCTTTGCTGTATAACAAGTTGTTTTGGATGTGctattcatattttaattacaaaatcatcacatttctttatttatttttttcaaatggtAGGTATTAATATTGTTGGTATCATGATGAGAACATGGTTTGATCCTTGGACCTCTTTACCACTCAACTCCTTAACTCATCACATAATTTTCTTGTTCAATAATTtcaagaaattataaaattaaaacaagatGACAAAATACTAGAAGAAAGCTTACATACATACTAGAAGATCACAATACATTCAAGATATATACATTCAAGATATAagctataaatagagctcatagGATAAAATTTGATGAATGATAAACCTCAAAGACAGTATATCCATCAACTCATTGATTAGATATTGCACAACATTGTCATATTCAATTCTCTCATTCATACTTGgttgatattattattactaggcAGGACATTGGAAGTGGAACAAGACAATGTTGTATGCTGATGGGAAGGCCATGAAATTCGTTCCGGACAACACGGTATCGGCGCAGGGTGAGCAATGAATGTAGGAATCTCATCTCCAGGCATTAAAACCGAAACCCAGCTAGTAAAAATATTCATCtgcataaaaaatttaatcaaattctGGCATCTAACAATGCTGAAATAAATGACACATTTAATATTTTAGACCAAGACCACATAGGACATGATGATAGTCATTGAAGTTTAAAATACAAGATTCATAAGGTACAAGGAATCTTTTTCCAGTGGATCTCACTTGTGCATTAAATCAGATaaataaaaactgaaacaaCATATTCAACACTACCAAACATTTCAATTTAACTTTTCCTTAAGTCAGGACATGTTAGATAAGGCACCAACATTGCCCAACATCTTAtcaaatatttgacttttaatgTAGATATATAGTATATTATATAAAGGACATTAAATATGTCCACCTAGATATACACACAAAAATAAAGCATGGATCCACAGAAAACAAAGTAATAGAAGCATAATAGTTGGCTTTGGATTTAAAAAGTATATGTTAGTATATATAGAACAATAGAACATGTATAAAATCATTGGAAATCCTTGTTGTACATTTTTAACACTTGAGTATTGAAGTTGATAAGCTTGAAATCACTTCCTTCTCAAGATAATGACAAAGGAAAATATATGCTTAACATGAAATGTAGATTTTGGTTCACTTGGTATTACAATTGTTCAAGAATGAGGATCTATATTTTTATCCTTAATGATACTTCATACTTAtataaagacattttgaaacaATATCTGATCAAATGTGGGACTTAATCGTAGCTGCAATGAGAAACTGATTTTTCTATCAGAaaactttgttaaaaataataatttcctCACATGAGGTGTCTGAGTGGGGAATGGTAATCTATCATtatcataaacaataaaaagaaaatccaaAGTGAAAGCCAAGTGCAAAAGCATGTTCTCTAATCCCATATTCTCAATTCCATTAACGTGATAAAAATGCCAAACATATACATTATTAAATTCTCTATAATTAGATTAGTGGGGATTAGTATTCAAAGTATCATTGCTGCATTGCTAATACTAGAGGAATCATTACTACATTTGTTAAAGTTGAGAGAAACAATTCAAGAGACAATGTCTCAATCAAATAGTGTCCTCTAAGCTGAATAAGTGGGTGGGCCTTTTATGTTCCTCCAAAGAAATGGCACAATGTAGACATCACAATTGTTGCATGGTACTAACTCATCATACAATACATAATAGTACATTAAAAACTAagtctaaaataaatataaaaaagtattGGCCATGAAGAAAGGATAAGAAAGAgcataaaataagattaaaatgtcCTTGTACGGTATCCTTGGAGATTTGAGGTGATGTAAGGAAGCACATGAACATCAAGGACAATGTGTGGGTCTTAACTTCCACATAGATGAATTTTTTAAGTACAATACAAAGACTCAAGGTTAGGGACCAAACTTTCAGCAGAAGAAATGTATAGAGAGAGTACCATGTGATCTCTACATAAAAATCAGAAGACCACATAGTTCATTCGTACGACCtctttggattgacttatttaaacttatgtatcaacataaacatttgTGACATTATTTGAGAGAATTTACGAAAACATTTCAAGACATGTCCATGAGATGTTTTCATTCAGCTTATTTCTATAAACTCTCCGGGATatattatgaaaacaacttataaattaCACGAAAACATTAAACGCGTGCGGCGTATCATACaagtgtttatgctataagcCGCAAAATAAGGTGTTTATCCTAAAATGACCTAAATGAATGCAGGGGAAATGAAATGGAAATTAGGTGGGGTTATTTATGatagagtttttatttttaggttcaAATAAtcatgacaaataaaaaaagttggtCAGATACTAAATTCAGATTTGACAATTGACAaggtttttaagttttaacttcTTCCATCAACCAATTGGGAATTGATGAATAATCATGAATAGAATCTACAACACATTAAGTTACTATTGCATCTCTTTACCAAAATGAAGAAAAGCTTAAGCATACTAGTATGAAAGTTTGACAAATTCAAGGATCAAAGAAGAACACACATCCTTAAAATAATGGAACAGTAAAATACACATTAAAGGCTTTAAGAAAAGAGATCAAGAAAGAAGAAATAACTGTGATGAATGAGAACAGTGAAACTTTCTTAATTAGACATGACAGAGGAATTCatcagaaaaaagaaaacataacaaaacatggaaaaacaattaataagatgAGAAGTAAAAGCAACCTatagaaacaaacaacaaaacatttttgtcagataaataaataatcatcatTGTTTAGGAAAGTCACATTACAAAAATCTcaagaaacataaaaaacatattttttaaaaataaataaaaaataatactcacTTTAGGTGATTGGTGGTGACCAAGTTTTCTGATCGGAGACTCAACGGCACGACGGTTCCGGCGAAGATTAGGAAACAAAGCTTGTGAAGAAGGTGCAAGaaacctttcaaaaatggcCATGAGTAAGAACATTGAAATAAGAACAGCAGTAGCAACAAAACCAAAGGAGACAGCATTAACAGAACTATCAaagttgttgctgttgttgttactccaatgttgttgttgtggttgttgttgatgatcatCTCTTTGTACATTTAGTGGGGCCCCTATTGGACTCCAACCATTCTCAACAACATGCTCCTCTGTTCCGAGTACCATTACCATCACTGTTCCTTTGCTCTTTTTTCACCTTTTCCAGTTTTACCCTTCTTCTCTTACCATAATAATTATGATTCTCTTCACTCTTCAGTGTTCACCTTTGATATCAATCACAATTAACACTGCAATAATACCaccttcttgttcttcttcttgatCTTCTAGTTCACAGAACAGAGCAACTCTGTTTCAACTATTCTATGAAATTTTTCACCAACAAGTTGAGGTTAACACACTATTATTAAAGCttcttgagagagagagagagcatgTGGGTTGGGAGGTGAAAAAAAGAGGAACTTTGGAATTTGGATAATAGGACCCTGTTTGTCGTCTGTTTTGAGGAAAACgataaaaactgaaaaaacaaCAAgggttgaatttttttcatcttttgctTTTACGGAGTAATAGTACCTTTTtggaatagtttttttttctttcaattattgtttttaggatttttctaacatgtgcaaatttgcacatgttaaggatactaaaagaagcaactttttattgaaaatcacacttgttataaaaaagaatatatatttaatgtaaaatacacaagttccaatataaacttactactttagtatccttaacatgtgcaaatttgcacatgttagaaaaatccttgtttttattataatcttgagtttatatatatatatatatatatatatatatattcgagggaagggtaaaataaataaattgtgttgCAGTACAGTTGAAATATTGAAAATGAAGTAAACCGTTTAGAGGGAGAAAAAAGAACGGTGACTTTGTGCTCATTTAGACATTGAAAAATGGAAAGGGTAGTTTAGTAGCTTATGCTCACGGATTGCATGGTACTCACTTCCTTGAGTATCTCCAATGCGAGTTGTTTGTTCCCTAGTTTTATTAATTACATCGACACTTCTAATAGAAAGTATCCgtcatcgttttttttttttttttgtcaagtagtctagtggctagagctcacacaattaaatgtggagaagtggagtatccggggttcgaaccccggcccctgcatataatatgcaatatcccttccaactgagctaagctcacagggaTGTATCTGTCATCGTTATATGTATGATTAATTaccttattttttaaaattgtatgaTGTTGGTGTTGTGTTTGATGTCGTGTCTGTTTCGATACTTCATAAAATATAAAGATGAAGCAGT
Proteins encoded in this window:
- the LOC11434353 gene encoding TMV resistance protein N isoform X1, which translates into the protein MAMPRSSFFSFSYGFTYDVFLSFRGTDTRYGFTGNLYRALSDGGFCTFIDDRELHGGDEITQSLVKAIEESMIFIPVFSINYASSIFCLDELVHIIHCFDQEKGRKILPIFYDVEPSHVRHQTGSYGKAIARHEKRFQNNKEKYNYNMKRLHKWKMALNQAANLSGHHFNPRNEYQYKFIGDIVKNVSNKINRAPLHVVDYPVGMQSRVLKVNSLLEVASNYEVKMIGIYGLGGMGKTTLARAVYNFIANQFECVCFLHNVRENSAKHGLEHLQKDFLSKTVGLDIKLGDSSEGIPIIKQRLHRKKVLLVLDDVNELKQVQVLAGGLDWFSVGSRVIITTRDKHLLSSHGIELTYEIDELNKEEALELLTWKAFKSKQVNSSYEHVLNRAVNYASGLPLALEVLGSNLFGKNIKEWNSLLDRYERIPNKEIQKILKVSFDALEEDEQSVFLDIACCFKGYNLKQMEDMLSDHYGQCMKYHIGVLVKKTLLRICRWNYSVTMHDLIEDMGKEIVRQESVREPGKRSRLWFHEDIFQAIEENSGTSQIEIIHLDFPLPQAIVEWKGDEFKKMKNLKTLIVKTSSFSKPLVHLPNSLKVLEWHGLKDIPSDFLPNNLSICKLPNSSLTSFKLANSLKERVMISFSSSCIQIYYLLTIHFFRFGLSFLQMFLGMKVLHLDKCYRLTEISDVSSLQNLEEFSFRWCRNLLTIHDSVGCLKKLKILKAEGCSNLKSFPPIQLTSLELLELSYCYRLKKFPEILVKMENIVGIDLEETSIDELPDSFQNLIGIQYLILDGHGIFLRFPCSTLMMPKQSDKPSSMLSSNVQVIVLTNCNLTDESLPIVLRWFTNVTYLHLSKNNFTILPECIEEHGSLRILNLVCIKL
- the LOC11434353 gene encoding TMV resistance protein N isoform X2, with amino-acid sequence MAMPRSSFFSFSYGFTYDVFLSFRGTDTRYGFTGNLYRALSDGGFCTFIDDRELHGGDEITQSLVKAIEESMIFIPVFSINYASSIFCLDELVHIIHCFDQEKGRKILPIFYDVEPSHVRHQTGSYGKAIARHEKRFQNNKEKYNYNMKRLHKWKMALNQAANLSGHHFNPRNEYQYKFIGDIVKNVSNKINRAPLHVVDYPVGMQSRVLKVNSLLEVASNYEVKMIGIYGLGGMGKTTLARAVYNFIANQFECVCFLHNVRENSAKHGLEHLQKDFLSKTVGLDIKLGDSSEGIPIIKQRLHRKKVLLVLDDVNELKQVQVLAGGLDWFSVGSRVIITTRDKHLLSSHGIELTYEIDELNKEEALELLTWKAFKSKQVNSSYEHVLNRAVNYASGLPLALEVLGSNLFGKNIKEWNSLLDRYERIPNKEIQKILKVSFDALEEDEQSVFLDIACCFKGYNLKQMEDMLSDHYGQCMKYHIGVLVKKTLLRICRWNYSVTMHDLIEDMGKEIVRQESVREPGKRSRLWFHEDIFQAIEENSGTSQIEIIHLDFPLPQAIVEWKGDEFKKMKNLKTLIVKTSSFSKPLVHLPNSLKVLEWHGLKDIPSDFLPNNLSICKLPNSSLTSFKLANSLKERMFLGMKVLHLDKCYRLTEISDVSSLQNLEEFSFRWCRNLLTIHDSVGCLKKLKILKAEGCSNLKSFPPIQLTSLELLELSYCYRLKKFPEILVKMENIVGIDLEETSIDELPDSFQNLIGIQYLILDGHGIFLRFPCSTLMMPKQSDKPSSMLSSNVQVIVLTNCNLTDESLPIVLRWFTNVTYLHLSKNNFTILPECIEEHGSLRILNLVCIKL
- the LOC11433876 gene encoding uncharacterized protein yields the protein MVMVLGTEEHVVENGWSPIGAPLNVQRDDHQQQPQQQHWSNNNSNNFDSSVNAVSFGFVATAVLISMFLLMAIFERFLAPSSQALFPNLRRNRRAVESPIRKLGHHQSPKMNIFTSWVSVLMPGDEIPTFIAHPAPIPCCPERISWPSHQHTTLSCSTSNVLPSNNNINQV